Genomic segment of bacterium:
TCCACCTACACCCTGGTTATTATGGAATTTATAGGTTGTGCCTGGTTGAACCTGACCGTTTACCTTTATTTGTAATCTTGTTGGGTCAACAGTTGAATTATGCATATTATAACCATTTCTTTTATAATCAACAGCAATTGTGGCTCCGGCTAAAGGTGCATAAGGAAAATATAGTCGGTCAACACCATTTGAAGATACTCCAAATCTCATATCCTCACCATCATCATCAAAATAATAAATAGAAGTTTGCTCTGAATTAGTAACAGCCATAGATGCCTTTCCGGCTAAAGTAATCATCATTGAACCAGTTGGTTTAGTAATGTATACCTCAAGAGTAGTAGGGTCTATATCCGGGTCACCTAAATCAAACACTTTGGTGACACTATCACCCATACCTATTATTTTTCCAACGACTTTACCGGGGTCCAGGGAATTTGGGCCTCGCAGTGGGTCACCACGTTCGAAATGATAAGCATTAGTTGTGATAAAATTAGTGGTAGTTGGGTCAACTGCCTTCCAGCGATAATAATTACGGTCTGGATGTTGCGGGTCAAGAAGATGTTCAAATTGGAGTTCCATCCTGGCATTGACATTATAGGTAAATGGTGCTTGTTCTGTGCCGCTCGTAATGAATACTTGCGTAAAGAACCCATGCCCTGGTGTATCAGCTACCTCACCTAATGATACCTCAGCATCTGCATTATCTGGTGTAATAATAAATTTATCACTTTCATATTTGATGGTTACATTTGCTTGTGCCGAGATATTGATTGCATTCATCAAGGCAGAAGGTGTTTCATATCCACCTTCTCCTCCAACTTTATATGTTACACCATTGATAATAATTTTCCCATCAGGTGTTTCATTAAATCCTGCCTGGTTCCACGGTTTTGTAATGTCTATTCCTCCCCGGTCTTTGGAAACTGGCACGACACTCGCCACACTTTTCATAAAAGATAAATTTTTAAAATCTACCGGTAATACTTGTTGAGATTTGAGGTCACCTGTAAATTTAACAGACTCAGTGGCTTTCCCGGGCATAATATCACCTTTAATTATCTTTACCCCTCTCAATTCACCAGTACTATCGATTATAGTCCTATTAGCCGCATCTTTTAGAAGTTGTCCTGTAACAGGGTCTCTCTGGGCATTCCACCCTAAAACCTTAAATCCATTTCCTGGATTTACCAGATTTCCATCCCTATCGAAATCAAAACTTCCTGCTCTTGTATAGCGAAAGTTAGGACTCACACCGTCACTCAGAATAAAAAAGCTTTTTTCTCCATTTATGGCTAAATCAGTATTTCTCCCCGTAGGCTGTAATTGACCTTGTGTAAATACTGTCTGGATAGTAACCAGGTTTGTCCCTAAACCAACCTGCTTTGGGAGTATACCTCCCACATTCTCACGCGGTGCTACCGCACTTTTAAGATTTTGGTTAAGAATGTCTTCAAACGACACACTCGACCGCTTAAAACCAGTAGAGTTGATGTTGGCTAAATTTTCCCCTATTACATCTAACCACATCAAGTGAGATTTTAAACCACTTACCCCTGAAAAAAATGATCCTATCATTTAAATCCTTCCTCCCTTTTTTTAATTTTTGTTACTATATTATAGAAATTTTTTTGTATGTGCTTATCGTTTATGGTTACAAGGATGCGTTTGGTTTTCGTAAAAAGTTTAGAGTTTCGATTACCTTAATTCGAGGTTCTCCCCCACGCTCCAGCCGGATTTTTTACCCAACCTCTAATGCACACCTTAAACGAAACGCCTTTCGTAACTATAGAACGCTAAACAGATACATATTGTCATATAGTATATAAATTAATCTCTTTTTTGTCAAGTAAAATTTAACAATTTATGTAAAAAAAATATTATTTTATCTTATCTCATTGTAATTGTTAGACTTACAATCTACCCATAAAATCGGATAGATTCTCCTGAAAATAGGAAGTAGAGAGTAGAAAGTAGAGAGTAGAGAGAAAATCTTTCCTCCACCTGTTTTTTCCTATTTCCCCTGAAAATGTCCGTAAGTTATTGTAATTGCTTGACTTACAAAACTACATTTTTCATCGTCATTTGTGAGTCGTAGACTCATGAGCGTTTCCCCTGAAAATAGCGAATTAGTGAATTAGAGATTAGTGAATTAGTATAGTATCCACAGACTCGTATCCTCTGGTTTAGAACAGATATTCCCCCTTAATAAAGGGGGTTAGGGGGTTGTTCTTCCATTATTTTCATCCCCTTTCCCCTGAAAATAGCGAATTAGTGAATTAGAGATTAGTGAATTAGTATAGTATCCACAGACTCGTATCCTCTGGTTTAGAACAGATATTCCCCCTTAATAAAGGGGGTTAGGGGGTTGTTCTTCCATTATTTTCATCCCCTTTGTGAGTCGCAGACTCATGAGCGTTTCCCCTAAAACCTGAACCATCAAACCCATTTTCATCTTCCTTTGTGCCCACTCCCTGTGGGCATGAGCGTTTCTCATGCTATAAAATCAATTTTTGAGATAAACCAAAATAATTTATTACCACCTGGACTTGCATTTATTAATATCCTATTCTCATCACCTCTTTCCCCCACCTTTTCGTCCTCTTCATTGTAGGAAGATATTTTTATATTATCAATATACCTTTGATGTCTTTCTTCTAAATTTTTTCCTGGTTCCTGACCAACATAGACTTCAATACCCTGTAAATCAAGTCCCTTTTCTACAAGGATTTCTTTTAAGGAAGCAAGTTCTGACTCAATTAATTCTTTTAATTCAAAGTTTTCTACGACAAATTTAGCGAATATCTTTCCATCCTGCTGGGTTATTTTTAATTCTAATTTACCCAGATATTCGGGCTTGAGTTTAACCTGAATCTCCGAACTATCTTTTTTCAGATGAAGAGATGCTTCTTCTATGAATTCATAAAGTATTTCCTTAAATATTAAATTAGTCATACTTGCATCAGGTAATGAAGCTGGGATTTCTACCCTATTTGTCCCTTGAATCGCTGAATTGTAAGTTAAATTTATATTATTATCCTTTAATACCCCAGATTCATCTTGCTGATTTACTCTATTTTCAGTAAAGACTATTCTCTTTTTTACTGATTTAAACATTTCTGGTAAATTTATAAATGATTTTTGTTTATCTTCTGGTTTAATGTTATCTTCCTCTTTTTCTCTCTTAAAATTCATACTCTCTTGAAATAATACTGGTAGTATTCTATGGAGTAATTCTACTCCTTTTT
This window contains:
- a CDS encoding flagellar hook-length control protein FliK, whose product is QLNTGKPFEVKAKEPEIILGTMIKDEKIEMETKQEQPKHNMPPEVKKEEPKLVVGTTIKIDIPQIQNPKSKIQNFIDDNPIRNPQSAIRNNEDSLLSLMQKVGVEKIEEMSKLPIFKPQENTFIPMHQEKGVELLHRILPVLFQESMNFKREKEEDNIKPEDKQKSFINLPEMFKSVKKRIVFTENRVNQQDESGVLKDNNINLTYNSAIQGTNRVEIPASLPDASMTNLIFKEILYEFIEEASLHLKKDSSEIQVKLKPEYLGKLELKITQQDGKIFAKFVVENFELKELIESELASLKEILVEKGLDLQGIEVYVGQEPGKNLEERHQRYIDNIKISSYNEEDEKVGERGDENRILINASPGGNKLFWFISKIDFIA